In Alteromonas naphthalenivorans, one DNA window encodes the following:
- the ubiG gene encoding bifunctional 2-polyprenyl-6-hydroxyphenol methylase/3-demethylubiquinol 3-O-methyltransferase UbiG — MTNVDEQEIDKFSELASRWWDPEGEFKPLHLINPLRLDFINQHSNGLFNKKVVDIGCGGGILAESMAKAGAEVVGLDMASASLEIAKLHGLESGINVDYHCVTAESFADSHAGEFDVVTCMEMLEHVPDPASVVRSCAKLVKPGGHVFFSTLNRNIKSYLMGIVGAEYLLKLVPKGTHDHSRFIKPSELMQMTDDAGLLPRDMTGLHMDPVSQGFYLSDRNVDVNYLLYTVSQD; from the coding sequence ATGACAAACGTTGATGAGCAGGAAATTGATAAGTTTTCTGAGTTAGCCTCACGGTGGTGGGATCCTGAAGGTGAGTTCAAACCCCTACATTTAATTAACCCACTTCGTTTAGATTTTATTAACCAACACAGTAATGGCTTGTTTAACAAGAAAGTGGTGGATATTGGTTGCGGTGGCGGCATATTGGCAGAGTCTATGGCGAAAGCCGGTGCTGAAGTTGTTGGGCTCGATATGGCAAGTGCGTCATTAGAAATTGCCAAGCTTCATGGTTTAGAGTCGGGCATTAATGTTGACTACCACTGTGTTACCGCTGAATCCTTCGCAGACAGTCATGCGGGCGAGTTCGATGTAGTGACCTGTATGGAAATGCTTGAACATGTACCCGACCCTGCTTCGGTAGTGCGGTCTTGCGCTAAATTAGTTAAGCCTGGTGGCCATGTTTTCTTCTCTACATTAAACCGCAATATAAAGTCTTATTTGATGGGGATCGTTGGCGCTGAGTATTTATTAAAGCTGGTGCCAAAAGGCACTCACGATCATTCTCGATTCATTAAACCTTCTGAACTTATGCAGATGACCGATGATGCCGGTTTACTACCACGAGATATGACCGGCTTACATATGGACCCGGTTTCCCAGGGCTTTTATCTGTCTGACCGCAATGTAGACGTTAACTACCTACTATATACGGTGTCGCAAGATTAA